A window of Kribbella amoyensis contains these coding sequences:
- a CDS encoding class-II fumarase/aspartase family protein, protein MTGFRLLTALYGDDTMTGVWSERATIDAWVRVESELAQAQAEVGVIGQADADAISAVCRPERIDAGQLWEASRVVGYPILALTRQLSAALPPGPAGRVHYGATTQDIMDSGLALQLGAASDRLIELTVLLGDALSELAAEHEKTVIAARTHAQQAVPTTFGAKVGVFLAEITDELADLRRVAADVRLVSLYGAGGTNAAMGPASPEVRRVLARRLGLSDRDVSWHVSRHRIARFGAVCATLAATCVRFAREVVDLSRTEIAEVREEDGHHRGASSTMPQKQNPVSSESVVGFGVAAGAAASTLLRAMEAGHERSAGEWQLEWLAVPQVAEYTAAALLLTGRTATTLRVFPEVMRANLSRDGGLLMSEALMMRLAPVLGKDRAHDLVYAAAISARDSGRDLAEVMAEVTAELAAAGETQLDGAQVGAEEYVGEAPAMAAAAVADWQARREPGDEDRLRPVDDESRRVPGDEDRRVPGSEEVRGG, encoded by the coding sequence ATGACGGGGTTCCGGTTGCTCACCGCGCTGTACGGCGACGACACGATGACCGGTGTCTGGTCGGAACGCGCGACCATCGACGCCTGGGTCCGGGTCGAGTCCGAACTGGCGCAGGCGCAGGCCGAGGTCGGCGTGATCGGCCAGGCCGACGCGGACGCGATCAGCGCGGTCTGCCGGCCGGAGCGGATCGACGCCGGGCAGCTGTGGGAGGCGTCCCGCGTCGTCGGGTACCCGATCCTCGCGTTGACCAGGCAGCTGTCCGCGGCGCTTCCGCCCGGACCGGCGGGCCGGGTCCACTACGGCGCGACCACGCAGGACATCATGGACAGCGGTCTCGCGCTGCAGCTCGGAGCCGCGAGCGATCGGCTGATCGAGCTGACCGTGCTGCTCGGCGACGCGTTGTCGGAGCTCGCGGCCGAGCACGAGAAGACGGTGATCGCCGCCCGGACGCACGCGCAGCAGGCTGTCCCGACCACGTTCGGCGCGAAGGTCGGGGTGTTCCTCGCGGAGATCACCGACGAACTGGCCGATCTGCGCCGGGTCGCCGCCGACGTCCGGCTGGTGTCGTTGTACGGCGCCGGCGGCACGAACGCGGCGATGGGCCCAGCGAGTCCCGAGGTCCGCCGGGTACTCGCGCGCCGGCTCGGGCTGTCGGACCGGGACGTGTCGTGGCACGTGTCGCGGCACCGGATCGCGCGGTTCGGTGCGGTGTGCGCGACGTTGGCGGCGACCTGTGTGCGGTTCGCGCGGGAGGTCGTCGACCTGTCCCGGACCGAGATCGCCGAGGTCCGCGAGGAGGACGGGCACCACCGCGGTGCCTCGTCGACGATGCCGCAGAAGCAGAACCCGGTCAGCTCCGAGTCGGTGGTCGGCTTCGGGGTCGCGGCCGGGGCGGCGGCCAGTACGTTGCTGCGGGCAATGGAAGCCGGGCACGAGCGCAGCGCGGGCGAGTGGCAGCTGGAGTGGCTGGCGGTGCCGCAGGTCGCGGAGTACACGGCGGCCGCGTTGCTGCTGACCGGGCGGACCGCGACGACGCTGCGGGTGTTCCCCGAGGTGATGCGGGCGAATCTCAGCCGGGACGGCGGGCTGCTGATGAGCGAGGCGCTGATGATGCGGCTGGCGCCGGTGCTGGGCAAGGACCGCGCGCACGACCTGGTGTACGCCGCGGCGATCAGCGCGCGCGACTCCGGCCGGGACCTCGCCGAGGTGATGGCGGAGGTGACCGCCGAGCTGGCCGCCGCGGGGGAGACCCAACTGGACGGCGCGCAGGTGGGCGCCGAGGAGTACGTCGGTGAGGCGCCGGCGATGGCGGCCGCCGCGGTCGCCGACTGGCAGGCCCGGCGAGAACCGGGCGACGAGGACCGGCTGAGGCCGGTTGACGACGAGAGCCGGCGGGTGCCGGGCGACGAGGACCGGCGGGTGCCGGGGAGCGAGGAGGTGCGTGGTGGGTGA
- a CDS encoding SDR family NAD(P)-dependent oxidoreductase, producing MTAPHDAALTLSGRRVLVTGAAGGLGRAVARSLLDLGASVALADLSAEGLQATAAVLPDGAEPVLLAGDLSDETYATDLAGTAAAGLGGLDGLVNAVGVMRTAPLRELSGTEWRRVIDVNLNSVFQVTQGAAAVMSRGSIVNIASVAGRSGRPDAAHYAASKAGLLSLTKSAALALGPDLRVNAVCPGIFLTPMWDGILADRDKAFGAGAGAEYLRSVTDRTALGRVGEPAELAAVVAFLLSDLASFVTGQAINVDGGLEMH from the coding sequence GTGACCGCCCCTCACGACGCCGCCCTCACCCTGAGCGGCCGCCGCGTGCTCGTCACCGGAGCCGCCGGCGGCCTGGGTCGAGCCGTCGCCCGCAGCCTGCTCGACCTCGGTGCCTCGGTGGCCCTGGCCGACCTCAGCGCCGAGGGTCTGCAGGCCACCGCGGCAGTCCTTCCCGACGGTGCCGAGCCTGTCCTGCTCGCTGGTGACCTGTCGGACGAGACCTACGCGACCGACCTCGCCGGGACGGCCGCGGCCGGGCTCGGCGGCCTCGACGGGTTGGTGAACGCGGTCGGCGTGATGCGGACGGCGCCGTTGCGCGAGCTGAGCGGGACCGAATGGCGCCGGGTGATCGACGTCAACCTGAACTCGGTCTTCCAGGTCACGCAGGGTGCGGCGGCCGTGATGTCCCGCGGCTCGATCGTGAACATCGCCTCGGTGGCGGGCCGGTCCGGGCGGCCGGACGCCGCGCACTACGCCGCCTCGAAGGCCGGGTTGCTGTCCCTGACGAAGTCGGCCGCGCTCGCGCTCGGTCCTGACCTCCGGGTGAACGCCGTCTGCCCCGGAATCTTCCTCACCCCGATGTGGGACGGGATCCTCGCCGACCGCGACAAGGCGTTCGGTGCCGGCGCGGGCGCGGAGTACTTGCGCTCGGTCACCGACCGGACCGCGCTGGGCCGGGTCGGCGAACCGGCCGAGCTGGCCGCGGTGGTGGCGTTCCTGCTCAGCGACCTGGCCTCGTTCGTGACCGGCCAGGCGATCAACGTCGACGGCGGACTGGAGATGCACTGA
- a CDS encoding sugar ABC transporter substrate-binding protein codes for MTGKRRIPLAALVVALAAAGCGQATDTSSAPADAAPDAKNLTIGVSNLGKNFPFPAAIVGGIDEKAKELGVKLVQVDAQGTAEKQANDVQDLIGQKPSGVLLLPVDSGVATGLADQLKTAGIPTVAVASQVGDPAGRKIEDVYPGLVALVTQAEVKAGRIAGELAVEALPSGGKVAIVEGTAGFAEVKTRSAEFLAPAQAKGVDLTVVARQPGDWVPDKAQSACQNILAAHPDVALIYNQSDDMAVGCSKAVKAAGSKAKVIGVGGSKLGVEGVSGGDIYGTVCYKPKDMGALALQVLYDQLTGAKKRDAEFVTYDTPGITKANVADCAPQW; via the coding sequence ATGACAGGCAAGCGAAGGATCCCCCTGGCCGCCCTCGTTGTCGCGCTGGCCGCGGCCGGCTGCGGGCAGGCGACCGACACCTCGAGCGCGCCCGCGGACGCCGCGCCGGACGCGAAGAACCTGACCATCGGCGTGTCCAACCTGGGCAAGAACTTCCCGTTCCCGGCCGCGATCGTCGGCGGGATCGACGAGAAGGCGAAGGAACTCGGCGTCAAGCTGGTCCAGGTCGACGCCCAGGGCACGGCCGAGAAGCAGGCCAACGACGTGCAGGACCTGATCGGCCAGAAGCCGAGCGGCGTGCTGCTGCTCCCGGTCGATTCCGGTGTCGCGACCGGTCTCGCCGACCAGCTGAAGACGGCCGGTATCCCCACCGTCGCCGTTGCCTCCCAGGTCGGTGACCCGGCCGGCCGCAAGATCGAGGACGTGTACCCGGGGCTGGTGGCCCTGGTCACCCAGGCCGAGGTCAAGGCCGGCCGGATCGCCGGTGAGCTGGCGGTCGAGGCGCTGCCGAGCGGCGGCAAGGTCGCGATCGTCGAGGGCACCGCGGGGTTCGCCGAGGTGAAGACCCGATCGGCCGAGTTCCTCGCGCCGGCCCAGGCCAAGGGCGTCGACCTCACCGTGGTCGCGCGGCAGCCGGGCGACTGGGTACCGGACAAGGCCCAGTCGGCCTGCCAGAACATCCTGGCCGCGCACCCGGACGTCGCGCTGATCTACAACCAGAGCGACGACATGGCGGTCGGCTGCTCGAAGGCGGTGAAGGCCGCCGGGTCGAAGGCGAAGGTGATCGGCGTCGGCGGGTCGAAGCTCGGCGTCGAGGGCGTCAGCGGCGGCGACATCTACGGCACCGTCTGCTACAAGCCGAAGGACATGGGCGCGCTCGCCCTGCAGGTGCTGTACGACCAGCTGACCGGGGCGAAGAAGCGGGACGCCGAGTTCGTCACGTACGACACGCCCGGCATCACCAAGGCGAACGTGGCGGACTGCGCCCCGCAGTGGTGA
- a CDS encoding ABC transporter permease, with protein sequence MPAERRWPESLKLSRAGVVYALVALVAVLTVASAAQGRAPYLDPMNVSNILDQTALLGILAVSTTIVLISGNFDLSIGSVAALGAALCLSLIGPIGFWPAFGVALATGALVGLFNGVVVQFVGINAFIVTLGTMTGVRGLVLIVTDGRTVTPPTGDGANALRAIDAGRWITPNLYLVAGIALLLFAGWRLWTRRSIGVRDAALRSKAVLVPGIAGIVLVAASPVLIFTVQLTQRTTYLLVLVAVAAWVLRFTTVGRRLYATGGNPEAARLAGVAVNRYKVLAFVLNGTAAAFVGVLYSARIGSINPTGLTGYELTALAAAILGGTALFGGVGSVLKSLAGALILVTLKNGFNILNLGANWQGLIEGLVLIVAAAMYTVSTRRPTVRATTE encoded by the coding sequence ATGCCGGCTGAACGACGGTGGCCGGAGAGCCTGAAGCTGTCCCGGGCCGGAGTGGTGTACGCGCTGGTGGCGCTGGTCGCCGTGCTGACGGTGGCGAGCGCGGCCCAGGGCCGGGCGCCGTACCTGGACCCGATGAACGTGTCGAACATCCTCGACCAGACGGCGCTGCTCGGCATCCTCGCGGTGTCGACCACGATCGTGCTGATCAGCGGGAACTTCGACCTCTCCATCGGCTCGGTGGCGGCCCTCGGTGCCGCGTTGTGCCTGAGCCTGATCGGCCCGATCGGGTTCTGGCCCGCGTTCGGGGTGGCGCTGGCGACCGGCGCGCTGGTCGGGCTGTTCAACGGCGTCGTGGTGCAGTTCGTCGGGATCAACGCGTTCATCGTCACGCTCGGCACGATGACCGGGGTCCGCGGGCTGGTGCTGATCGTCACCGACGGCCGGACCGTGACCCCGCCGACCGGGGACGGTGCGAACGCCCTGCGCGCGATCGACGCCGGCCGCTGGATCACGCCGAACCTCTACCTGGTGGCGGGGATCGCGCTTCTGCTCTTCGCGGGCTGGCGGCTGTGGACCCGACGCAGTATCGGGGTCCGTGACGCGGCACTGCGGAGCAAGGCCGTCCTCGTACCGGGCATCGCCGGGATCGTGCTGGTCGCGGCGTCACCGGTGCTGATCTTCACGGTCCAGCTGACGCAGCGGACGACGTACCTGCTGGTGCTCGTGGCCGTCGCGGCGTGGGTGTTGCGGTTCACCACGGTCGGGCGGCGGTTGTACGCGACCGGTGGCAACCCGGAGGCCGCGCGGCTGGCCGGGGTCGCCGTCAATCGGTACAAGGTGCTCGCGTTCGTGCTGAACGGGACGGCGGCCGCGTTCGTCGGCGTGCTGTACTCGGCCCGCATCGGCTCGATCAACCCGACCGGGCTCACCGGGTACGAGCTGACCGCGCTGGCCGCGGCCATCCTCGGTGGGACCGCGCTGTTCGGTGGCGTCGGCAGTGTGCTGAAGTCGCTGGCCGGCGCGCTGATCCTGGTGACGTTGAAGAACGGGTTCAACATCCTCAACCTGGGCGCGAACTGGCAGGGCCTGATCGAGGGCCTGGTCCTGATCGTGGCCGCCGCGATGTACACGGTCTCGACCCGGCGGCCCACGGTCCGCGCGACGACGGAGTAG
- a CDS encoding alpha-ketoacid dehydrogenase subunit beta: protein MPEATTTAPAPAALSLKYGEAINAALVRLLTEVPETLLYGEDVAKPGGVFGVTRGLRRRFGDRVFDTPISESAILGSAIGAALMGRRPIVEIMWADFSLVALDQLVNQAANARYVSRGEAPAPIVVRTQQGNAPGACAQHSQSLEALFLHVPGLRVVMPWTAQDGYDALLAAGHSDDPVIVIENRTLYAGEKTEVRIDGSPRPAGWTTVRRPGRDVTVATWGAITARVLAAAERLAADGLEVEVVELTWLNPLDLTAVLDSLGRTGRLAVVHEANVTGGFGAEVLARVAESGVPLSTAPVRIGTPDSRIPAAPSLAEALVPSVDAIAAQLTKLVQEKP, encoded by the coding sequence ATGCCTGAGGCAACCACCACGGCCCCGGCCCCGGCCGCGCTGTCGCTGAAGTACGGCGAGGCGATCAACGCGGCCCTGGTCCGGCTGCTCACCGAGGTCCCCGAGACGCTGCTGTACGGCGAGGACGTGGCCAAGCCGGGCGGCGTGTTCGGCGTCACCCGCGGCCTGCGCCGACGGTTCGGCGACCGGGTCTTCGACACCCCGATCAGCGAGTCCGCGATCCTCGGCAGCGCGATCGGCGCCGCGCTGATGGGGCGCCGCCCGATCGTCGAGATCATGTGGGCCGACTTCTCCCTGGTCGCCCTCGACCAACTCGTCAACCAGGCCGCCAACGCCCGGTACGTGTCCCGGGGCGAGGCGCCCGCGCCGATCGTCGTCCGGACCCAGCAGGGCAACGCGCCCGGCGCCTGCGCGCAGCACTCGCAGTCGCTGGAGGCGCTGTTCCTGCACGTCCCGGGGCTGCGGGTGGTGATGCCGTGGACCGCGCAGGACGGGTACGACGCGCTGCTGGCGGCCGGGCACAGCGACGACCCGGTGATCGTGATCGAGAACCGCACGTTGTACGCGGGGGAGAAGACCGAGGTCCGGATCGACGGATCACCGCGTCCGGCCGGCTGGACCACCGTCCGGCGGCCGGGCCGGGACGTCACCGTGGCGACCTGGGGCGCGATCACCGCGCGTGTCCTGGCCGCCGCCGAGCGGCTCGCCGCCGACGGCCTGGAGGTCGAGGTGGTCGAGCTGACCTGGCTCAACCCGCTCGACCTGACCGCGGTCCTGGACAGTCTCGGCCGGACCGGCCGGCTGGCCGTGGTCCACGAAGCGAACGTCACCGGCGGTTTCGGCGCGGAGGTTCTCGCCCGCGTCGCCGAGTCCGGTGTCCCGCTGTCCACCGCGCCCGTCCGGATCGGTACCCCGGACAGCCGGATTCCCGCCGCGCCGTCGCTCGCGGAGGCGCTCGTGCCCTCCGTCGACGCGATCGCGGCACAGCTCACGAAGCTCGTGCAGGAGAAACCATGA
- a CDS encoding glycosyl hydrolase family 95 catalytic domain-containing protein, with translation MQPVRWTLPLLATLLAVSAGAIGTSSAAAEPDAPADRATTAWRDGALRTDPAGLVARSDLVQEGPAWRAYQAMPVGNGKLGAAVWAEKGYSAQLNRVDTFPLLKSAGRLVVPGLDPLMRAGDYSGRLALYDGQVVQRGGGMSARSYVRADADQFVLEVTGADPGKEQTADLKLWDGRTPKASAAKTVAALAETFHDAASGSTTGAVAAMTAKARDVSAEVVDPLTVRLTFRPNADGSFRLVVGVPYYTGGDVAAAAQKAVKDADDPRTPQRHTDWWHAFWAKAAPLRITSADGSGEYVENLRTVQLYTMAASMRSAVPSTHGAVVRMFSSAKDQADWAQDSYWHFNLRMLVSSNLGAGIAEYNAPYFRFYLDRADLMKQWTKDHWIGGKGTCVPEFLRYDGTGDGCDNTGEPGWVKRILSSGPELVNNIWQQYRFTGDQALLDRAYPLMRDIVEFHLSVLKPGSDGYLHLENVNALEVQWDTDDPTPDLAGMRVVFPIVADLAAARGDTAMATRLRDAVTKLPPFRTIERNGEQVLAWSGTDEAPQNTQNPEMEALWPWGQFDENSELLQATYRQRVYPQDKDWGMDSTWAARLGQADEVKRMLLKGIQDFQIFPNGFTVHRTGREAVRQQSFYNEWGGVLTTGLQEALVQAYDGVVHVAPAWPGDWDVAGSVQIEGGHRISTEVKGGIPSVVGIQAGSKDSLRVRNPWKGEQVRVVDQRTGRTVVAPTSDEIVTVPVVPNHGYVVERVAVPLSSFGFAPLTGQPADQVKTVGTRILGVQKSEPPLRSDLVTVQKPEKLQNLVKAQPGAQIYVDRSYTITDLPAPLTGQALIPGANDDSKNTSTDYLTFDVSRPATVYVAFDARGEGVWWPEWLKSFTRTGETVGTTDQRLILFRRDVPAGEVKLGANSGVADKGNSTYLTFVTPR, from the coding sequence ATGCAGCCAGTTCGATGGACGCTGCCCCTACTCGCGACCCTGCTCGCCGTCAGTGCCGGTGCGATCGGCACCAGCTCCGCCGCCGCCGAACCCGACGCCCCGGCCGACCGCGCCACCACCGCGTGGCGCGACGGCGCGTTGCGGACCGACCCGGCCGGCCTCGTCGCCCGCTCCGACCTGGTCCAGGAAGGACCGGCGTGGCGCGCATACCAGGCGATGCCGGTCGGCAACGGCAAGCTCGGTGCCGCCGTCTGGGCCGAGAAGGGCTACAGCGCCCAGCTCAACCGGGTCGACACCTTCCCCCTGCTCAAGTCCGCCGGCCGCCTGGTGGTGCCGGGCCTGGACCCGTTGATGCGCGCGGGCGACTACTCCGGCCGGCTCGCCCTGTACGACGGCCAGGTGGTCCAGCGCGGCGGTGGGATGTCGGCCCGCAGCTACGTCCGCGCCGACGCCGACCAGTTCGTCCTGGAGGTCACCGGCGCCGATCCGGGAAAGGAGCAGACCGCCGACCTGAAGCTCTGGGACGGCCGGACCCCGAAGGCGAGCGCGGCCAAGACCGTCGCCGCCCTCGCCGAGACGTTCCACGACGCCGCGTCCGGCAGTACGACGGGTGCCGTGGCCGCGATGACCGCCAAGGCGCGCGACGTCTCCGCCGAGGTGGTCGACCCGTTGACGGTCCGGCTCACCTTCCGCCCGAACGCGGACGGCTCGTTCCGTCTCGTCGTCGGGGTGCCCTACTACACCGGCGGTGACGTCGCCGCGGCCGCGCAGAAGGCGGTGAAGGACGCCGACGATCCGCGCACACCCCAACGGCACACGGACTGGTGGCACGCGTTCTGGGCCAAAGCCGCGCCGCTGCGGATCACCTCGGCGGACGGCTCCGGCGAGTACGTCGAGAACCTGCGCACCGTCCAGCTGTACACGATGGCCGCGTCGATGCGGTCCGCGGTCCCGAGTACGCACGGGGCCGTGGTCCGGATGTTCAGCTCGGCCAAGGACCAGGCCGACTGGGCCCAGGACTCGTACTGGCACTTCAACCTGCGGATGCTGGTCTCGTCGAACCTCGGCGCCGGGATCGCGGAGTACAACGCGCCGTACTTCCGCTTCTATCTCGACCGGGCCGACCTGATGAAGCAGTGGACCAAGGACCACTGGATCGGCGGGAAGGGTACCTGCGTGCCCGAGTTCCTCCGGTACGACGGGACCGGGGACGGCTGCGACAACACCGGCGAGCCGGGCTGGGTGAAGCGGATCCTGAGCAGCGGACCCGAGCTCGTGAACAACATCTGGCAGCAGTACCGGTTCACCGGTGACCAGGCACTGCTCGACCGCGCGTACCCGTTGATGCGCGACATCGTCGAGTTCCACCTGTCCGTCCTGAAGCCCGGGAGCGACGGCTACCTCCACCTGGAGAACGTCAACGCGCTCGAGGTGCAGTGGGACACCGACGACCCGACGCCCGACCTCGCCGGCATGCGGGTGGTGTTCCCGATCGTCGCCGATCTCGCCGCCGCCCGGGGGGACACCGCGATGGCGACGCGGTTGCGGGACGCGGTGACGAAGCTGCCGCCGTTCCGGACGATCGAGCGCAACGGGGAGCAGGTCCTGGCGTGGTCCGGGACCGACGAAGCCCCGCAGAACACGCAGAACCCGGAGATGGAGGCGCTCTGGCCGTGGGGCCAGTTCGACGAGAACTCCGAACTGCTGCAGGCGACGTACCGGCAACGGGTCTACCCGCAGGACAAGGACTGGGGGATGGACAGCACCTGGGCCGCGCGACTCGGCCAGGCCGACGAGGTGAAACGGATGCTGCTGAAGGGGATCCAGGACTTCCAGATCTTCCCGAACGGCTTCACCGTGCACCGCACCGGCCGCGAGGCGGTCCGCCAGCAGAGCTTTTACAACGAGTGGGGCGGCGTCCTCACCACCGGTCTCCAGGAGGCGCTGGTCCAGGCGTACGACGGCGTCGTGCACGTGGCTCCTGCGTGGCCGGGTGACTGGGACGTGGCCGGGTCGGTCCAGATCGAAGGCGGCCACCGGATCAGTACCGAGGTCAAGGGCGGCATCCCGAGCGTGGTCGGGATCCAGGCCGGCAGCAAGGACTCGCTCCGCGTCCGCAACCCGTGGAAGGGCGAGCAGGTCCGGGTCGTCGACCAGCGGACCGGACGGACCGTGGTCGCGCCGACGTCGGACGAGATCGTGACCGTCCCCGTCGTGCCGAACCACGGGTACGTCGTGGAGCGGGTCGCCGTACCGCTGTCCTCGTTCGGATTCGCGCCGTTGACCGGTCAGCCGGCCGACCAGGTGAAGACGGTGGGTACGCGGATCCTCGGGGTCCAGAAGAGCGAGCCGCCGCTGCGGAGCGACCTGGTCACCGTTCAGAAGCCGGAGAAGCTGCAGAACCTGGTCAAGGCACAGCCCGGTGCCCAGATCTACGTCGACCGCAGCTACACGATCACGGACCTCCCGGCGCCGTTGACCGGGCAGGCCCTGATCCCGGGGGCGAACGACGACTCGAAGAACACCAGTACCGACTACCTCACCTTCGACGTGAGCCGGCCGGCGACCGTGTACGTCGCGTTCGACGCCCGCGGTGAGGGGGTGTGGTGGCCGGAGTGGCTGAAGTCCTTCACCCGCACCGGCGAGACGGTCGGCACGACGGACCAGCGGCTGATCCTGTTCCGGCGCGACGTCCCGGCCGGTGAGGTGAAGCTCGGCGCCAACTCCGGTGTCGCCGACAAGGGGAACTCGACCTACCTCACCTTCGTCACCCCGCGCTGA
- a CDS encoding sugar ABC transporter ATP-binding protein has protein sequence MTEPLLELTDVTKTFPNGTRALRGVSLRVAPGTVHGLVGANGAGKSTLIKVIAGVHPPTTGTLTWRGIGRTWRDPGAARRAGLATIHQHIPLVPALSVLENVFLDRGGFRRTPAGRRAEFADLVDRLGYPVDPDALVGDLPIGARQMVAILQALAAGAELVVMDEPTASLSEGERRIVFDAVRRLSGQGTAFLYISHFLDEILELTGHVTVLRDGRVVLDDPTAAVDEEILVRSISGRELQAAEAVPALVPERSAPVRLDVAGLSSPGRLADVSFQVQAGEVLGLAGLLGSGRSEILAAVFGDDPAATGTIRVEDRRIHAHRRGFGGDRGPRDAVAAGIAYVPEDRVRQGLHVDLPLWQNVSLPYLASYSRGGAVPRVDSERAQTRRAVGDLGIVAAGIETTPAQLSGGNAQKVAFAKWLYGDAKVWLLDEPTAGVDVGAKADLLGLVRRLAADGKAVVVVTSEFEELLAVCSRVLVVRRGRVVAERTAAETSEEELMMLAQGLGTPAVRDAG, from the coding sequence ATGACCGAGCCGCTGCTGGAACTCACCGACGTCACCAAGACGTTCCCGAACGGGACCCGGGCACTGCGCGGGGTGTCGCTCCGCGTCGCCCCGGGCACCGTGCACGGACTGGTCGGGGCGAACGGGGCGGGCAAGTCCACGCTGATCAAGGTGATCGCGGGGGTGCACCCGCCGACGACCGGAACGCTGACCTGGCGTGGGATCGGCCGGACCTGGCGCGATCCGGGCGCCGCCCGCCGGGCCGGGCTGGCCACGATCCACCAGCACATCCCGCTGGTCCCGGCGTTGAGCGTGCTCGAGAACGTCTTCCTGGACCGCGGCGGCTTCCGCCGGACCCCGGCCGGCCGGCGGGCGGAGTTCGCCGACCTGGTCGACCGGCTCGGGTACCCGGTCGATCCGGACGCCCTGGTCGGCGACCTGCCGATCGGGGCCCGGCAGATGGTCGCGATCCTGCAGGCGCTCGCGGCCGGCGCCGAGCTGGTGGTGATGGACGAGCCGACCGCGTCGCTGTCCGAGGGCGAACGCCGGATCGTGTTCGACGCGGTCCGCCGGCTGTCCGGACAGGGCACCGCGTTCCTCTACATCTCGCACTTCCTCGACGAGATCCTCGAACTGACCGGTCACGTCACCGTGCTGCGGGACGGGCGGGTCGTGCTGGACGACCCGACCGCCGCCGTGGACGAGGAGATCCTGGTCCGATCCATCTCCGGCCGCGAACTGCAGGCGGCCGAGGCGGTACCGGCCCTGGTCCCGGAGCGATCGGCGCCGGTCCGGCTCGACGTGGCCGGGCTGTCGTCACCGGGCCGGTTGGCGGACGTGTCGTTCCAGGTCCAGGCCGGTGAGGTGCTCGGCCTGGCCGGGCTGCTCGGGTCCGGCCGGTCGGAGATCCTGGCCGCGGTGTTCGGCGACGACCCGGCCGCGACCGGGACGATCCGGGTCGAGGACCGGCGGATCCACGCGCACCGCCGTGGGTTCGGCGGCGACCGGGGACCACGGGACGCGGTCGCCGCCGGGATCGCGTACGTGCCGGAGGACCGGGTCCGGCAAGGGCTGCACGTGGACCTGCCGCTGTGGCAGAACGTCAGCCTGCCGTACCTCGCGTCGTACTCCCGCGGTGGCGCGGTCCCGCGGGTGGACAGCGAACGGGCGCAGACCCGGCGCGCGGTCGGCGATCTCGGGATCGTTGCCGCGGGCATCGAAACGACGCCGGCCCAGCTGTCCGGCGGGAACGCGCAGAAGGTCGCCTTCGCCAAGTGGCTGTACGGCGACGCGAAGGTGTGGCTGCTGGACGAGCCGACCGCCGGGGTCGACGTGGGCGCCAAGGCGGACCTGCTCGGCCTGGTCCGGCGGCTGGCCGCGGACGGCAAGGCGGTCGTGGTGGTGACCAGCGAGTTCGAGGAACTGCTGGCGGTCTGTAGTCGGGTACTGGTGGTCCGCCGCGGCCGGGTGGTCGCCGAGCGGACGGCGGCGGAGACGTCGGAGGAGGAACTGATGATGCTGGCCCAGGGTCTCGGTACACCGGCGGTGCGCGATGCCGGCTGA
- a CDS encoding thiamine pyrophosphate-dependent dehydrogenase E1 component subunit alpha, with protein MGDAQVLDTTRGLADLHGLWRIRILEEKVRELRLSGEIVGSVHLAIGQEAGPVGVCTELGADDAVFATYRGHGWALARGVPADAMLAELAGRTTGLNGGRGGSAYFTAPRYGFHGENSIVGAGAPIAVGAALAGKYDGSGRIAVTVFGDGALNQGATHEALNFAAAFKLGVVFVCENNLYSELTPIADMVAEPELHKRAAAYGMPGERVDGNDPAAVRDAARRAVERARAGEGPTLLELMTERLVGHYIGDAEQYRPPGEVERAKQAEPIVRLRAALAAAGVTDADLDASESRAREEIEQAAGTALAAPIADGATAKEHIYA; from the coding sequence GTGGGTGACGCGCAGGTGCTGGACACCACGCGAGGACTGGCCGATCTGCACGGGCTGTGGCGGATCCGGATCCTGGAGGAGAAGGTCCGCGAGCTGCGGCTGTCCGGCGAGATCGTCGGCTCCGTGCACCTGGCGATCGGGCAGGAGGCCGGCCCGGTCGGCGTCTGTACCGAGCTCGGCGCGGACGACGCGGTGTTCGCGACGTACCGCGGCCACGGCTGGGCGCTCGCCCGTGGGGTCCCGGCCGACGCGATGCTGGCCGAGCTGGCCGGCCGGACGACCGGGCTGAACGGCGGCCGCGGTGGCTCGGCGTACTTCACCGCGCCGCGCTACGGCTTCCACGGGGAGAACTCGATCGTCGGCGCCGGTGCCCCGATCGCCGTCGGTGCCGCGCTGGCCGGGAAGTACGACGGCTCCGGGCGGATCGCGGTCACGGTGTTCGGTGACGGCGCGCTGAACCAGGGTGCGACGCACGAGGCGCTCAACTTCGCCGCGGCGTTCAAGCTCGGCGTCGTCTTCGTCTGCGAGAACAACCTGTACTCCGAGCTCACCCCGATCGCCGACATGGTCGCCGAACCGGAGTTGCACAAGCGCGCCGCGGCGTACGGGATGCCCGGCGAACGCGTCGACGGCAACGACCCCGCGGCCGTCCGCGACGCCGCCCGCCGCGCCGTCGAACGCGCCCGGGCCGGCGAGGGACCGACGTTGCTCGAGCTGATGACCGAGCGGCTGGTCGGCCACTACATCGGTGACGCCGAGCAGTACCGCCCACCGGGTGAGGTGGAGCGGGCGAAGCAGGCCGAGCCGATCGTCCGGCTCCGGGCCGCGCTCGCGGCGGCCGGGGTCACGGACGCCGACCTGGACGCGAGCGAGAGCCGCGCCCGCGAGGAGATCGAGCAGGCCGCCGGGACCGCGCTGGCCGCCCCGATCGCCGACGGCGCGACCGCGAAGGAGCACATCTATGCCTGA